In one Siniperca chuatsi isolate FFG_IHB_CAS linkage group LG14, ASM2008510v1, whole genome shotgun sequence genomic region, the following are encoded:
- the tmem218 gene encoding transmembrane protein 218 isoform X1: MDSKDTFLRKKITTVLEVGTGVFVIAVVWIVALVFGMLLLRASGSAKLGVIPVFLLALTITLALVFFPRSPETTPPFKEIEIVDTLFIGRYVLLAVVSAVFLGAFFMLLPFHFLEPVYAKALRTH, encoded by the exons ATGGACagcaaagatacatttttacgGAAGAAAATTAC TACCGTGTTGGAAGTCGGTACGGGCGTTTTCGTCATTGCTGTCGTGTGGATTGTGGCTCTTGTGTTTgggatgctgctgctgagagcCTCTGGATCAGCAAA gTTAGGAGTTATCCCCGTTTTCCTCCTGGCTCTCACCATCACTTTGGCGCTGGTGTTTTTCCCGCGCAGCCCAGAGACAACGCCCCCTTTCAAAGAGATAGAG ATAGTGGACACTTTGTTCATCGGCCGCTACGTACTGCTGGCGGTGGTGAGTGCAGTCTTTCTGGGGGCGTTCTTTATGCTGCTCCCCTTTCATTTCCTGGAGCCAGTCTATGCCAAGGCCTTAAGAACACACTAG
- the tmem218 gene encoding transmembrane protein 218 isoform X2 encodes MASTVLEVGTGVFVIAVVWIVALVFGMLLLRASGSAKLGVIPVFLLALTITLALVFFPRSPETTPPFKEIEIVDTLFIGRYVLLAVVSAVFLGAFFMLLPFHFLEPVYAKALRTH; translated from the exons ATGGCAAGTACCGTGTTGGAAGTCGGTACGGGCGTTTTCGTCATTGCTGTCGTGTGGATTGTGGCTCTTGTGTTTgggatgctgctgctgagagcCTCTGGATCAGCAAA gTTAGGAGTTATCCCCGTTTTCCTCCTGGCTCTCACCATCACTTTGGCGCTGGTGTTTTTCCCGCGCAGCCCAGAGACAACGCCCCCTTTCAAAGAGATAGAG ATAGTGGACACTTTGTTCATCGGCCGCTACGTACTGCTGGCGGTGGTGAGTGCAGTCTTTCTGGGGGCGTTCTTTATGCTGCTCCCCTTTCATTTCCTGGAGCCAGTCTATGCCAAGGCCTTAAGAACACACTAG